A window of the Enterobacteriaceae bacterium 4M9 genome harbors these coding sequences:
- the agp gene encoding bifunctional glucose-1-phosphatase/inositol phosphatase: protein MKILQVATLISAALLSPTLFAAEQAQDAPEGYALQQVLLMSRHNLRAPLANNGSVLEQATPRSWPQWEVPGGQLTTKGGVLEVYMGRYMREWLAQQGLVKVGECPTPDAVYAYANSLQRTVATAQFFINGAFPGCDIPVHHQEKMGTMDPTFNPSITNGDAAFSQAAVQAMEKQRQSEQLDESYKLLEEVADYQQAPVCKDKPQCDLTSAKDTFSANLNEEPGVKGPLKVGNSLVDAFTLQYYEGFPLDQVAWGEIKSDKQWQLLSKLKNGYQDTLFTSPEVARNVAAPLVKYINNALVEQGMKGPKVTLLVGHDSNIASLLTALDFKPYTLHNQNERTPIGGKIMFERWHDTKGNRELMKVEYLYQSSEQLRNADVLSLQTPPQRVTLELAGCPTDANGFCPMDKFEQVMRDAVR, encoded by the coding sequence ATGAAGATATTGCAAGTCGCCACGCTGATATCCGCTGCGTTGTTAAGCCCAACGCTGTTCGCCGCAGAGCAGGCGCAGGATGCGCCAGAAGGCTATGCGCTCCAGCAGGTTCTGTTAATGAGCCGCCACAACCTGCGCGCCCCGCTTGCCAACAACGGTAGCGTGCTTGAGCAGGCCACACCGCGTAGCTGGCCGCAGTGGGAAGTACCCGGCGGGCAGCTCACCACCAAAGGCGGCGTGCTGGAAGTTTACATGGGACGTTACATGCGCGAGTGGCTGGCACAGCAGGGGCTGGTGAAGGTAGGAGAGTGCCCGACGCCAGACGCCGTTTATGCCTACGCCAACAGTTTGCAACGCACGGTGGCAACCGCGCAGTTCTTCATTAACGGCGCATTCCCGGGCTGTGACATTCCGGTACACCATCAGGAAAAGATGGGGACAATGGACCCCACGTTTAACCCTTCTATTACCAATGGTGATGCGGCGTTCAGTCAGGCGGCCGTACAGGCAATGGAAAAACAGCGTCAGAGCGAGCAGCTTGATGAGAGCTATAAACTGCTCGAAGAAGTGGCGGACTACCAACAGGCACCGGTATGTAAAGACAAGCCGCAATGCGACCTGACCAGCGCTAAAGACACCTTTAGCGCTAACCTGAACGAAGAGCCGGGCGTAAAGGGACCGCTGAAGGTGGGGAACTCGCTGGTGGATGCGTTCACGCTTCAGTATTACGAAGGCTTCCCGCTTGACCAGGTTGCCTGGGGTGAAATCAAAAGTGATAAGCAGTGGCAGTTGCTGTCAAAGCTGAAAAACGGCTATCAGGACACGCTGTTCACCTCGCCAGAAGTGGCGCGCAACGTGGCGGCTCCGCTGGTGAAATACATCAATAATGCGCTGGTGGAACAGGGGATGAAAGGACCGAAGGTAACGTTGCTGGTGGGGCATGATTCCAACATTGCGTCACTGCTTACCGCGCTGGACTTTAAGCCCTACACATTACATAACCAGAACGAGCGCACGCCTATCGGCGGCAAAATTATGTTTGAGCGCTGGCACGATACTAAAGGTAACCGTGAGTTGATGAAGGTGGAATATCTTTATCAGAGCAGCGAGCAGCTGCGTAATGCCGATGTGCTGTCGCTGCAAACCCCGCCGCAGCGTGTGACGCTGGAGTTAGCGGGTTGCCCGACCGATGCGAACGGCTTCTGCCCGATGGATAAGTTTGAACAGGTGATGCGCGACGCGGTACGTTAA